The genomic interval AATAGAAGTTAGTGGAATAGTTTTTGAAATGCTGTCTAATGATGAATAAGTTACTTTAGAGTTTTCTTCGATATCAGTATCCACTGCTGTTATGGTAAAGATAGTAGCTCCCACTGCACTATTTTCATTCACATACACATTAATCACAGGCTCTGAGAATAATGGGGCATTGTCATTCacatcagaaatgtgaacaGGAATGACACTAGTGCTGGAGAGAGGTGGCATACCTTCATCAGTGGCTATGATGGTGACGTTATATTGAGAAACACTCTCTCTGTCAAGGGGTCCATCCACtgttaatgaataataatttttgtaGTTTAGCTTGAGTTTAAAGGGCACCAACCCAAGAATTGTAGCAGTGGTGACACCATTATTACCCCCATCTTTGTCAGTAACAGTCACCAAAGCGACCACTGTGCCAACCTCAGCGTCCTCTTTAACTGGGCTCATAAGTGAGGTTATAATGATTTCAGGTATATTGTCATTCACATCAGTTACTTCCACTAACACTTTGCCATGCACGCTTCGAGAAGGTGTACCTTTATCTCTTGCCTGCACACGAATATCATATGCTGTATTCTCTTCATAGTCTACTTTTCCTTTTACAGTTATTTCACCTGTATCTGGGTTTATTGAGAACAAAGCTTCAGGATTGAAATTTCCCCTCTCAATAAATGAATACACAATCTCCCCATTTATCCCTTCATCTAAATCTGTAGCAGTTACACTCAGTATAGGTGTCTGAAATGGAGCGTTTTCTGTGACCTGGGCCTTATACAGAGGTTTACCAAATACTGGGACATTGTCGTTTATATCTATGACATTAACAACTATTTTTAATGTCCCTGACCGGGCAGGTTTTCCTCCGTCCAGAGCAGTTAAAGTAAGATGGATAACGGATTGTTTCTCCCTGTCTAAAGATTTCTGCAGCACCAGTTCAGCAGACTCACTGTGCTGTCCGCCGCTCTGCACGTCCAGCGAGAAATACTCATTTGGACTCAGCTTGTAGCTTTTTACAGAGTTGCTGCCCGTGTCTGCGTCATTTGCCATCGGGAGCAGATATCTCTCCCCGGTAAAAGAAGATTCAGATATATTGAAAGTCTTCTCCTTTTCACGAAAAGATGGTGCATTGTCGTTAATATCAATAATTTGTACCTCTATGCGATGCAAATGCATCGGGTGGCTCAGAATGGCTTCTATATTCAGGGAACATTTTGCCGTGTTTGGACAGAGCTCCTCGCGATCAATCCTATCGCAAACATACAGAGCACCCGTTTTTAAATCCACGTCGAAATATTTCTTAGAATTCCCAGACACAACTCGCAAATCCCGTTTTTCCAAATCTTGAACATGAATCTGTAAATCCTTAGCGAGGTTTCCCACTACGGTTCCTTTGTCAACCTCCTCGGAAACAGAGAACGAGAGCTGCGCCGTAGACCCaccacacaaacaaagcaaagctaTGATTTGTATCCAAATCGTGACTGTCTGTCCTCCACGTCCCATCGCTGCCGCAGAATGAAAGAAATACTCATTTTCGAACATGTCCACACTTTAGGTGAACAACAGACGGAGCTCTCTCTGTGCTGtgaccatttgtgtattttctgacAAAGCACTGGCTGAAGACTGATGCTTGGTATGGAGAGGAGGAGTCTGGGGGGAAAAAGAGCCACACGAATATTGTGGTCTCGAGCGACACCAACCGTCATTTTGGTGATAAGATATGAAGCGATTGAGCCTATATTTGTGCTGAAGGTCAAAGCAGTGGATATTTCAAGAGAGAACTATATAAAACTGTCTTCAAACCAAAACGAAGTATCTGGTGCGTGAGTGAAATTTATCATATGTGGCAGGTGGCACCCAGAATAGGGGAAGTGCACCACCTAGGGACGTTTTGTTATATATACCCCTACCTGTAGAAGGAAGAGAGGCTGCAATGTTGGTTCAAGCCGGTGGAGTGAGGCATTTGCACACCTCACTCCATGCTGGCGTGTCGGGAACACTGAGACATTGAAATACAGAAAGAGCTGGTAGGCCTAAGGCTGTTTTCTGTGAgtaatattttgctgtttgaatGTGGCTGtgacatttgaatgttttttgggtttcagGCCAGCTTCCCTGCTGAGCTAAAGGCTGCTGGTAGTCAGTAGTGCGAAAATAGATCGTCTTACAAGGTATTTTAAAGTTAGTCATGTAGAATTGAATGTTTTATTGGTATGTATTTTAATACTTaataataaagcagtttttaaaattattcttttttttaattcgcAGAGCTTCGCTGGTCCGCTGCTCTTGCTGTGGGACTATTTGCgttgtgtaattttgttttggtctttgtctttgtctggtCCACCCTGGCAAGTGAGCCGGactagttttcttttttttttttttacattttttttattttatgttattaatttACCTTGCGTTATCTGCCTGCTGCCCCCCACTAATCCTTTACTCGGTAACCTCCAGTTGGGTAGTCAGGGCAGGCCTGAGGTGTGCTGTGGCTCATAGTTTGCAGTAAAAGCAATCACATGTGGAAACTTTGGAAACGTGTTAACATGCTTTGTGTGCCATGGTTGATTTGTGCAGTGAAAATAATCACGTGTGGAAACTCTGGAAATGTGTTAACACAGAGTGCCAACATGTTATTGTGAACACTGGTGTGAAGTGAAGTTTAACCCCTGCCTTTAGCCTGGGTAAATCCTGAGGATAGTAAAGTGGGAGAATACGAATTGTACAACTGAATTATTGTCATTAAAGTATTGTCTATAATTTACACCCTTTACTGTAATTTCTCATGCTAGAGGCCTGTAGTGGGTGTAACACAGATATGTGAAGAGTGCACAGCCTGCGAAGGTTAGTAAGTAAGTAACATAAAAGCGAGgcagcctttttttcccatgctcGCAAAAACATCATCTAgacttcagcaccatggacagagtcCCCGCCGGTCAGCAGTATAACGGCTCTAACTTTACCAATGACTTCTCTGCTTAAAATGCTCTTATTCAGCAACTGCTTCGAATAATATTCCGCACCAGTTATCCAACTTCCAACATCATACCATAGAATAGCTTTTTCTAGGGGAAAATTGATCAGTTATCGATTTACAGTTGCATGTCCCAAAGTACTACTTATACCAAATTGCTTTCAGAGCCATACATGAGATATACATTATGAAAAgtcaataaatgttaaaataatacaaaatatgatcT from Plectropomus leopardus isolate mb unplaced genomic scaffold, YSFRI_Pleo_2.0 unplaced_scaffold10666, whole genome shotgun sequence carries:
- the LOC121963265 gene encoding protocadherin alpha-2-like, which encodes MFENEYFFHSAAAMGRGGQTVTIWIQIIALLCLCGGSTAQLSFSVSEEVDKGTVVGNLAKDLQIHVQDLEKRDLRVVSGNSKKYFDVDLKTGALYVCDRIDREELCPNTAKCSLNIEAILSHPMHLHRIEVQIIDINDNAPSFREKEKTFNISESSFTGERYLLPMANDADTGSNSVKSYKLSPNEYFSLDVQSGGQHSESAELVLQKSLDREKQSVIHLTLTALDGGKPARSGTLKIVVNVIDINDNVPVFGKPLYKAQVTENAPFQTPILSVTATDLDEGINGEIVYSFIERGNFNPEALFSINPDTGEITVKGKVDYEENTAYDIRVQARDKGTPSRSVHGKVLVEVTDVNDNIPEIIITSLMSPVKEDAEVGTVVALVTVTDKDGGNNGVTTATILGLVPFKLKLNYKNYYSLTVDGPLDRESVSQYNVTIIATDEGMPPLSSTSVIPVHISDVNDNAPLFSEPVINVYVNENSAVGATIFTITAVDTDIEENSKVTYSSLDSISKTIPLTSIININSETGEIVTLQSFNYEETKTFQFKVQATDSGVPPLSSNVTVNVFILDENDNNPTILAPYSEHSSVNSESIPYSAEAGYFVAKIRAVDADSGYNALLSYHLSEPKGNNLFRIGTSTGEIRTKRRMSDNDLKTHPL